The Sphingobacteriales bacterium sequence CCCTCTTCATCCAGTATTTTTTTCAATTTCTTCTTTTTGAAATATTTACATTATCAGGCTGTTACAGGATATTGTAAGAGAAAATCAGCCTGTTGAATAAATTTATTTCCGAGGTATTTAATCTTCTTCTCCGAAATATTCCACGTAATTGTTTTCTGTTTCGTAAAGTTTGACGCAATGCAATGCTACTCCTTGTTTTCTGAGTTCGGGAGCAAGCAGGTTAAAGACAGCCATGGCGATATTTTCGGAAGAAGGAATCAGCCCTTTCATAAAATCAACTTCAAGATTCAGGTTTTTATGGTCCACTTTTTCGATGACCAGCTCTTTAATAAGACGACTTAATTTTTTCAGGTCGAAAAGATAGCCGGAATCTTTGTCGGGCTTACCTTTAATTGTAACAAAGAGGGTGTAGTTGTGTCCATGCCAGTTGGGATTAGAGCAGGCTCCAAAACGATCATAGTTTTCTTCATCGCTTAATTCCGGAAGAAAGACACGGTGAGCCGCATTAAAGTTTTCTTTTCTGGTGATGTAGATCATGGAAAGATAATTTTATTCAGAAACATAGATATGAGCTAAAAAGTTCACTTCAAAAATGCGAAAAAAACCGGAAATTGAAGAAAGATTAATTTCTGAAGTTTTTCAAAAAGAAATTTGTCAGGTATTCTGATAGCGTCCAAAGGCAGACAAACCCATCATTCCTGTTTGTATGTAAAACTTTAATTGCCCTGATTTGTTCAGCAGTTTCATTTAAGCAGGAAAGTCGTTTTAAACCAAAATTTCAACATTTTCGTCAATTAGCAGGAAAAAATTATTACAGTTCAAAAAAAACCGGAAATTTGTCAGTGATTACGAGAGGCAAAATAATTAAAAACAGGCAAAAAATTGTATTCTCTTTTGTTTTTGTGCAGGATAAAGTATTATCTTACAGGTGTAAAATATGCCCTGTCAGAAACAGAATCGGGATACCTGCCGGAGAAAGATGATGAAGAAAAAAGACTTATTGAATATTGCCTCAAAAATGACCGCAAGGCTCAGAAAAAATTGTACGAAAAGTATTTTGGGAAAATGATGGCCACTGTCAGACGATATATTAGTGATCATGATGAAGCCATGGAAGTGGTCAATAACGGGTTTTTGAAAATCTATAGTAATATTCATCAGTATCAGGGGACAGGAAGTTTTATGGGATGGATGCTTCGGGTGATGGTGAATACTTCGCTTGATTATCTGAAAGCCAACAGGAACTACCTGAACAATATCAGCCTGGTGGATGAATTTACCCATGTTGAACATGTTGACCTTGCCGTTGAAGACTATGAAGATGTCGATGTGGAAAAGCTTTACCTGATGATTGACAAACTTCCGCCCGGCAGCCGTGCCGTTTTTAACCTATTTGCCATTGAAGGCTTTTCTCATCAGGAAATCAGCGAAAAACTTGGCATAAGTATTGGAACTTCAAAAGCACATCTTCACTTTGCCAGGAAAAAACTGATGGAAATGCTTTTAAAATATAAACAGCAGTCTTGAGAAAGGATGATCATCATA is a genomic window containing:
- a CDS encoding RNA polymerase sigma factor; this translates as MYSLLFLCRIKYYLTGVKYALSETESGYLPEKDDEEKRLIEYCLKNDRKAQKKLYEKYFGKMMATVRRYISDHDEAMEVVNNGFLKIYSNIHQYQGTGSFMGWMLRVMVNTSLDYLKANRNYLNNISLVDEFTHVEHVDLAVEDYEDVDVEKLYLMIDKLPPGSRAVFNLFAIEGFSHQEISEKLGISIGTSKAHLHFARKKLMEMLLKYKQQS
- a CDS encoding 6-carboxytetrahydropterin synthase, which produces MIYITRKENFNAAHRVFLPELSDEENYDRFGACSNPNWHGHNYTLFVTIKGKPDKDSGYLFDLKKLSRLIKELVIEKVDHKNLNLEVDFMKGLIPSSENIAMAVFNLLAPELRKQGVALHCVKLYETENNYVEYFGEED